In a genomic window of Enterobacter asburiae:
- the udp gene encoding uridine phosphorylase translates to MSKSDVFHLGLTKNDLQGATLAIVPGDPERVEKIAALMDKPVKLAAHREFTTWRAELDGKAVIVCSTGIGGPSTSIAVEELAQLGIRTFLRIGTTGAIQPHINVGDVLVTTASVRLDGASLHFAPMEFPAVADFECTTALVEAAKSVGATTHVGVTASSDTFYPGQERYDTFSGRVVSRFKGSMEEWQSMGVMNYEMESATLLTMCASQGLRAGMVAGVIVNRTQQEIPNAETMKQTESHAVKIVVEAARRLI, encoded by the coding sequence ATGTCTAAGTCTGATGTTTTTCATCTCGGCCTCACTAAAAACGATTTACAAGGGGCTACGCTCGCTATCGTCCCTGGCGATCCGGAGCGTGTGGAAAAGATCGCCGCGCTGATGGATAAGCCGGTCAAGCTGGCTGCCCATCGTGAATTCACCACCTGGCGCGCAGAGCTGGATGGCAAAGCGGTGATTGTGTGCTCTACCGGTATCGGTGGCCCGTCTACCTCGATTGCGGTTGAAGAGCTGGCGCAACTGGGCATTCGTACTTTCCTGCGTATCGGTACCACCGGCGCTATTCAGCCGCACATCAACGTCGGCGACGTGCTGGTGACGACCGCGTCCGTGCGTCTGGACGGCGCGAGCCTGCACTTTGCGCCGATGGAATTCCCGGCAGTGGCTGATTTCGAGTGCACCACCGCGCTGGTTGAAGCGGCGAAATCCGTGGGCGCAACCACTCACGTGGGCGTAACCGCCTCTTCCGATACCTTCTACCCGGGCCAGGAGCGTTACGACACCTTCTCTGGCCGCGTTGTAAGCCGCTTCAAAGGCTCAATGGAAGAGTGGCAGTCTATGGGCGTGATGAACTACGAAATGGAATCCGCAACGCTGCTGACCATGTGCGCAAGCCAGGGTCTGCGTGCCGGTATGGTGGCGGGCGTTATCGTCAACCGTACCCAGCAGGAGATCCCGAACGCCGAAACCATGAAGCAGACCGAAAGTCATGCGGTGAAAATCGTGGTTGAAGCGGCTCGCCGCCTGATCTAG
- the ubiB gene encoding ubiquinone biosynthesis regulatory protein kinase UbiB: protein MTPGEIRRLYFIIHTFLSYGLDELIPKMRITLPLRIWRRTLFWMPNRHKGQPLGERLRLALQELGPVWIKFGQMLSTRRDLFPPHIADELAMLQDRVAPFDGVRAKKQIEEAMGNLPVEAWFDDFEIEPLASASIAQVHTARLKENGKEVVIKVIRPDILPIIKADMKLIYRLARWVPRLLPDGRRLRPMEVVREYEKTLIDELNLLRESANAIQLRRNFENSPMLYVPEVYSDYCSQNMMVMERIYGIPVSDVVALEKQGTNMKLLAERGVQVFFTQVFRDSFFHADMHPGNIFVSYEHPEDPKYIGIDCGIVGSLNKEDKRYLAENFIAFFNRDYRKVAELHVDSGWVPPDTNVEEFEFAIRTVCEPIFEKPLAEISFGHVLLNLFNTARRFNMEVQPQLVLLQKTLLYVEGVGRQLYPQLDLWKTAKPFLESWIKDQVGLPALVRSLKEKGPFWIEKMPEIPELVYDSLRQSKNLQHSMDKIARELQSSRVRQGQSRYLFGIGATLLLSGTLLLINRPDWQMMPAWLMAGGVVVWLAGWRKTR from the coding sequence ATGACGCCTGGTGAAATTCGGCGCCTCTATTTTATCATCCACACCTTTTTGAGTTACGGGCTCGACGAGCTTATCCCCAAAATGCGTATCACGCTGCCGCTCAGAATCTGGCGGCGGACGCTGTTCTGGATGCCAAATCGCCATAAAGGTCAGCCGCTGGGTGAACGCCTGCGTCTGGCGCTGCAGGAGCTCGGCCCGGTATGGATTAAGTTCGGGCAGATGCTCTCAACCCGCCGCGATCTCTTCCCGCCGCACATTGCCGATGAACTGGCGATGCTTCAGGACCGTGTCGCCCCGTTTGATGGGGTGAGAGCGAAGAAACAGATCGAAGAGGCGATGGGAAATCTTCCCGTTGAAGCCTGGTTTGACGATTTCGAAATAGAACCGCTGGCGTCGGCTTCTATCGCTCAGGTGCACACTGCGCGTCTGAAAGAGAACGGTAAAGAGGTGGTGATCAAAGTGATCCGCCCGGATATCCTGCCGATCATCAAAGCCGACATGAAGCTGATTTATCGTCTGGCGCGTTGGGTACCGCGTTTGTTACCTGATGGTCGCCGACTGCGCCCGATGGAAGTGGTGCGGGAGTATGAAAAAACGCTGATTGATGAGCTTAATCTGCTGCGCGAATCGGCAAACGCTATTCAGCTGCGTCGGAACTTTGAAAACAGCCCGATGCTCTATGTGCCTGAAGTCTATTCTGACTACTGCAGCCAAAACATGATGGTCATGGAGCGCATCTACGGTATTCCGGTTTCGGATGTGGTGGCCCTGGAGAAGCAGGGAACGAACATGAAGCTGCTGGCCGAACGTGGCGTTCAGGTCTTCTTTACCCAGGTCTTCCGCGACAGCTTTTTCCACGCGGACATGCACCCGGGTAATATCTTCGTGAGCTACGAGCATCCTGAGGATCCGAAGTACATCGGTATCGACTGTGGGATTGTGGGCTCGCTGAACAAAGAAGATAAACGTTATCTGGCTGAAAACTTCATCGCGTTCTTCAACCGCGACTACCGAAAAGTGGCTGAGCTGCACGTTGATTCCGGCTGGGTTCCGCCGGACACCAACGTCGAAGAGTTCGAGTTTGCGATCCGGACCGTTTGCGAACCAATTTTTGAAAAACCGCTGGCAGAAATCTCCTTTGGCCACGTATTGTTAAACCTGTTCAATACGGCTCGCCGCTTTAATATGGAAGTTCAGCCGCAGTTAGTTTTACTTCAGAAAACATTACTTTACGTTGAAGGTGTAGGTCGACAACTCTATCCTCAGTTAGACTTGTGGAAGACGGCTAAACCTTTCCTGGAATCCTGGATTAAGGATCAGGTTGGCCTTCCGGCGCTGGTTCGGTCTCTTAAAGAGAAAGGCCCGTTCTGGATAGAAAAAATGCCTGAAATTCCTGAGCTGGTTTACGACAGTTTGCGTCAGAGCAAGAATCTTCAGCACAGCATGGATAAAATCGCCCGCGAGCTTCAGTCCAGCCGTGTGCGCCAGGGACAGTCACGCTATCTTTTTGGGATTGGCGCAACGCTGCTGCTGAGCGGTACGCTGCTGCTGATCAACCGTCCTGACTGGCAGATGATGCCCGCCTGGTTGATGGCTGGCGGGGTTGTTGTCTGGCTTGCAGGATGGAGAAAAACGCGCTGA
- the tatD gene encoding 3'-5' ssDNA/RNA exonuclease TatD, whose amino-acid sequence MFDIGLNLTSSQFAKDRDEVVARAFDAGVKGLLLTGTNLHESEQAQRLAQRYQRCWSTAGVHPHDSSQWTEEGAETLRALAKTAEVVAIGECGLDFNRNYSTPDEQEKAFTAQLALAAELEMPVFMHCRDAHERFLALLDPWLDKLPGAVLHCFTGSRQEALDCLKRGLYLGITGWVCDERRGLELRELLPAIPAERLLLETDAPYLLPRDMKPKPASRRNEPVWLGHIVERVAHWRGEDPHWLSAQTDDNVRRLFGINV is encoded by the coding sequence ATGTTTGATATCGGACTCAACCTGACCAGTTCACAGTTTGCGAAAGATCGTGACGAGGTGGTTGCACGGGCTTTTGACGCCGGCGTCAAAGGACTCCTGCTGACCGGGACCAACCTGCATGAGAGTGAGCAGGCGCAGCGGCTGGCGCAACGTTATCAACGCTGCTGGTCAACCGCAGGCGTTCACCCTCATGACAGCAGTCAGTGGACTGAGGAGGGCGCAGAAACACTGCGCGCGCTGGCGAAAACAGCAGAGGTGGTGGCTATTGGCGAGTGCGGGCTCGATTTCAACCGCAACTACTCGACGCCTGACGAACAGGAAAAGGCATTCACTGCCCAGCTTGCGCTGGCTGCAGAGCTTGAGATGCCCGTCTTTATGCACTGTCGCGATGCGCATGAACGTTTTCTCGCACTGCTCGACCCGTGGCTGGATAAACTGCCGGGCGCAGTGCTGCACTGCTTCACCGGTTCACGGCAGGAAGCGCTGGATTGCCTGAAGCGAGGGCTTTATCTGGGCATTACCGGTTGGGTTTGCGATGAGCGTCGCGGGCTTGAGCTTCGCGAGCTGCTGCCGGCGATCCCGGCAGAACGCTTGCTTCTTGAAACCGATGCGCCATATCTGCTGCCGCGAGATATGAAGCCCAAACCGGCATCGCGGCGAAATGAGCCCGTCTGGCTGGGGCACATTGTTGAGCGCGTAGCGCACTGGCGCGGAGAGGATCCGCACTGGCTTTCCGCGCAGACGGATGACAACGTGCGTCGCCTGTTCGGGATAAACGTTTAG
- the rfaH gene encoding transcription/translation regulatory transformer protein RfaH — MQAWYLLYCKRGQLQRAQEHLERQSVNCLTPVITLEKMQRGKRTTVSEPLFPNYLFVEFDPEVIHTTTISATRGVSHFVRFGAHPATVPSTVIHQLSVYQQPEGITDPETPYAGDSVVITEGAFEGLQAIFAEPDGEARSMLLLNLLNKQVLQSVKNTDFRKV, encoded by the coding sequence ATGCAGGCCTGGTATTTACTGTATTGCAAACGCGGGCAACTTCAGCGCGCGCAGGAACATCTTGAACGTCAGTCAGTAAATTGTCTGACACCCGTGATCACGCTTGAAAAAATGCAGCGCGGGAAGCGCACAACCGTCAGTGAGCCTCTATTCCCGAACTATCTGTTCGTGGAGTTCGACCCTGAGGTGATCCACACCACCACCATCAGCGCAACGCGCGGCGTCAGCCACTTCGTTCGTTTTGGTGCCCACCCGGCCACGGTTCCGTCGACCGTCATTCATCAGCTGTCTGTTTATCAACAGCCTGAAGGGATCACCGATCCGGAAACCCCTTACGCGGGCGATAGCGTCGTCATTACGGAAGGCGCATTCGAAGGCCTGCAGGCGATTTTCGCCGAGCCGGACGGTGAAGCACGCTCAATGCTGTTGCTCAATCTGCTGAACAAGCAGGTGCTGCAGAGCGTGAAAAACACCGACTTCCGCAAAGTCTAA
- the tatB gene encoding Sec-independent protein translocase subunit TatB, with translation MFDIGFSELLLVFVIGLIVLGPQRLPVAVKTVVGWVRALRSLASTVQNELAQELKLQEFQESLKKVEKASMDNLTPELKASMDELREAAESMKRSYSVNDPEKASDEANTIHNPVVKDSEAQREGVTPASAEHQAAAPEQTPQETELKKQAQPEEPMVKTAEAKPAAPVSESSPSSSDKA, from the coding sequence GTGTTCGACATTGGTTTTAGTGAGCTGCTGCTGGTCTTTGTGATTGGTCTGATCGTGCTGGGACCGCAGCGTCTGCCGGTTGCGGTAAAAACCGTCGTGGGCTGGGTTCGTGCGCTAAGATCGCTGGCCTCGACCGTTCAGAATGAGCTGGCGCAGGAACTTAAGCTGCAGGAGTTTCAGGAAAGCCTGAAAAAGGTCGAGAAGGCGAGCATGGATAACCTGACGCCGGAACTGAAAGCCTCAATGGATGAACTGCGCGAAGCGGCGGAATCCATGAAGCGCTCTTACAGCGTTAACGATCCTGAAAAAGCGAGCGATGAAGCGAACACTATTCATAACCCGGTGGTGAAGGACAGCGAAGCGCAGCGTGAGGGCGTGACGCCAGCGAGTGCGGAGCACCAGGCCGCAGCGCCTGAGCAAACGCCGCAGGAAACTGAACTGAAAAAACAGGCACAGCCGGAAGAGCCGATGGTAAAAACGGCTGAAGCTAAACCCGCCGCGCCCGTTTCCGAATCATCCCCCTCGTCGAGTGATAAAGCGTAA
- the fre gene encoding NAD(P)H-flavin reductase, giving the protein MTTLSCKVTSVDAITDTVYRVRLVPEAAFSFRAGQYLMVVMDERDKRPFSMASTPAEQEFIELHIGASELNLYAMAVMDRILKEREIVVDIPHGEAWLRDDEDRPLILIAGGTGFSYVRSILLTALARNPERDITIYWGGREEKHLYDLSELEALSINHPNLRIEPVVEQPEEGWRGRSGTVLTAVLQDHGTLAGHDIYIAGRFEMAKIARDLFCNERDAREDRLFGDAFAFI; this is encoded by the coding sequence ATGACAACCTTAAGCTGTAAAGTGACGTCGGTAGATGCTATTACCGACACCGTATATCGCGTCCGCCTGGTTCCTGAAGCGGCATTCTCATTCCGTGCCGGCCAGTACCTGATGGTCGTGATGGATGAGCGTGATAAGCGTCCTTTCTCTATGGCCTCTACGCCAGCAGAGCAGGAATTTATTGAGCTGCATATTGGTGCGTCTGAGCTTAACCTGTACGCGATGGCCGTGATGGACCGCATCCTGAAAGAGCGTGAGATTGTGGTCGATATTCCTCACGGCGAGGCATGGTTACGTGATGACGAAGACCGTCCACTGATCCTGATCGCTGGTGGTACAGGCTTCTCATATGTGCGCTCTATTCTGTTGACCGCACTGGCGCGTAACCCGGAACGTGATATCACCATCTACTGGGGCGGCCGCGAAGAGAAGCACCTGTATGACCTGTCTGAACTGGAAGCGCTGAGCATCAACCATCCAAATCTACGCATCGAGCCAGTGGTCGAGCAGCCTGAAGAGGGCTGGCGTGGACGTAGTGGAACGGTGCTGACGGCGGTACTGCAGGATCACGGTACGCTGGCGGGACATGATATCTACATTGCAGGTCGTTTCGAGATGGCGAAAATTGCCCGCGACCTGTTCTGTAATGAACGTGACGCGCGTGAAGACCGTCTGTTCGGCGATGCGTTTGCCTTCATTTAA
- the ubiJ gene encoding ubiquinone biosynthesis protein UbiJ, translating into MPFKPLVTAGIENVLNAFLYRAPALKAARQRLNGKVLRIVLKEFSTPLVLVFSERQLDVLGEWEGEADCSVITHMSVLPKLRDRQQLTALIRSGELEVEGDIQVVQNFVALSDLAEFDPAELLAPFIGDIAAEGIGKVIHGGTAFLRKNLQRQQRYAAEVLTEEWRMAPGPLEVAWFAEETAAVERAVNALTKRLEKLEGK; encoded by the coding sequence GTGCCCTTTAAACCCTTAGTCACCGCAGGCATCGAGAATGTGCTGAATGCCTTCCTGTATCGCGCTCCGGCGCTGAAAGCCGCACGTCAGCGGCTAAACGGGAAGGTACTGCGCATTGTATTAAAAGAGTTCTCGACGCCGCTCGTGCTGGTCTTCAGCGAACGCCAGCTTGACGTTCTGGGTGAGTGGGAAGGCGAGGCTGATTGCTCGGTCATTACCCATATGAGCGTGCTGCCAAAATTGCGCGATCGCCAGCAATTAACGGCGCTTATCCGCAGCGGTGAGCTGGAAGTAGAAGGCGACATCCAGGTCGTGCAGAACTTTGTTGCGCTCAGCGATCTGGCTGAATTCGACCCGGCAGAGCTGCTGGCGCCTTTTATTGGCGACATCGCCGCTGAAGGGATCGGGAAAGTTATTCATGGCGGCACGGCGTTCCTGCGCAAAAATCTGCAACGTCAACAGCGCTATGCCGCGGAAGTACTGACGGAAGAGTGGCGCATGGCCCCCGGACCGCTGGAAGTGGCGTGGTTTGCGGAAGAGACCGCTGCTGTTGAACGCGCGGTTAATGCGTTAACCAAACGGCTGGAAAAACTGGAGGGCAAATGA
- the tatC gene encoding Sec-independent protein translocase subunit TatC, with product MAVDDTQPLITHLIELRKRLLNCIIAVFLIFLCLVYFANDIYQVVSAPLIKQMPLGATMIATDVASPFFTPIKLTFWVSLIASAPVILYQVWAFVAPALYKHERKLVIPLLVSSSLLFYIGMAFAYFVVFPLAFGFLTHTAPEGVQVSTDIASYLSFVMALFMAFGVAFEVPVAIVLLCWVGVTTPDDLRKKRPYILVGAFVVGMLLTPPDVFSQTLLAIPMYCLFEVGVFFSRFYVGKGRRSDDEDDASEKTTEE from the coding sequence ATGGCAGTAGATGATACTCAACCGCTTATTACGCACCTTATTGAGCTGCGTAAGCGCCTGTTAAACTGCATTATTGCGGTATTCCTCATATTCCTTTGCCTGGTCTATTTCGCCAACGATATCTATCAGGTGGTCTCTGCGCCGCTGATCAAGCAGATGCCGCTGGGCGCAACGATGATTGCAACAGACGTTGCTTCTCCGTTCTTTACGCCGATTAAGCTGACCTTCTGGGTTTCATTGATTGCCTCTGCTCCGGTCATCCTTTATCAGGTATGGGCGTTTGTTGCGCCGGCACTGTATAAGCACGAACGCAAGCTGGTCATCCCGCTACTGGTATCCAGTTCGCTGCTGTTCTATATCGGCATGGCGTTTGCCTACTTCGTTGTCTTCCCGCTGGCCTTCGGCTTCCTGACGCACACCGCGCCGGAAGGTGTCCAGGTGTCGACGGATATCGCCAGCTACCTCAGCTTTGTGATGGCGCTGTTTATGGCGTTCGGCGTGGCATTTGAAGTGCCGGTGGCCATTGTGCTGCTTTGTTGGGTTGGGGTAACCACCCCTGATGACCTGCGTAAGAAGCGTCCGTATATCCTGGTAGGCGCCTTCGTAGTCGGCATGCTGCTGACGCCGCCGGACGTCTTCTCGCAAACGCTGCTGGCAATACCGATGTACTGCCTGTTTGAGGTTGGCGTCTTCTTCTCGCGTTTTTACGTGGGTAAAGGACGCCGGTCGGACGATGAAGACGACGCGTCCGAAAAGACCACTGAAGAGTAA
- the rmuC gene encoding DNA recombination protein RmuC produces the protein MDISILIYAVIALAGVGIGWLISSYQHAQQKAEQLAEREEIVAELSAAKQQVALSDHWRDECELLNNELRNLRDINTSLEADLREVTTRLESTQLHAEDKIRQMINSEQRLSEQFENLANRIFEHSNRRVDEQNRQSLNSLLTPLREQLDGFRRQVQDSFGQEARERHTLAHEIRNLQQLNAQMAQEAVNLTRALKGDNKTQGNWGEVVLTRVLEASGLREGYEYETQVSIENDARSRMQPDVIVRLPQGKDVVIDAKMTLVAYERYFNAEDDYTRESALQEHIASVRNHIRLLGRKDYQQLPGLRSLDYVLMFIPVEPAFLLALDRQPELITEALKNNIMLVSPTTLLVALRTIANLWRYEHQSRNAQQIADRASKLYDKMRLFVDDMSSVGQSLDRAQDNYRQAMKKLSSGRGNLLAQAEAFRSLGVEVKREINPELVEQATAQDEEFRLREGRDEQNTLSQDNDLAAGLSPDEQPARFFRGG, from the coding sequence GTGGATATCTCAATCCTGATTTATGCGGTGATTGCGCTGGCGGGCGTAGGGATAGGCTGGCTGATTTCCAGTTACCAGCACGCGCAGCAGAAAGCCGAGCAGCTGGCTGAGCGGGAAGAGATCGTCGCCGAGCTTAGCGCGGCAAAACAACAGGTTGCGCTGAGCGACCACTGGCGCGACGAGTGCGAGCTGCTCAATAACGAACTGCGTAACCTGCGTGATATCAACACCTCGCTGGAGGCCGATCTCCGCGAAGTGACTACCCGCCTTGAGTCCACTCAGTTGCACGCCGAAGACAAAATCCGCCAGATGATCAACAGCGAGCAGCGCCTCAGCGAGCAGTTTGAGAACCTCGCTAACCGCATTTTCGAGCACAGCAACCGCCGCGTTGACGAACAGAATCGCCAGAGCCTGAACAGCCTCCTGACGCCGCTGCGCGAACAGCTGGACGGCTTTCGCCGTCAGGTGCAGGACAGCTTTGGTCAGGAAGCCCGCGAGCGCCACACGCTGGCCCATGAGATTCGCAATCTTCAGCAGCTGAATGCGCAGATGGCACAGGAGGCGGTCAACCTGACGCGGGCGCTGAAAGGCGATAACAAAACTCAGGGTAACTGGGGGGAAGTGGTACTTACCCGCGTGCTGGAAGCCTCCGGCCTGCGGGAAGGATATGAATACGAAACGCAGGTAAGTATCGAAAACGACGCCCGCTCGCGCATGCAGCCGGATGTGATTGTGCGGCTGCCACAGGGCAAAGATGTGGTCATTGACGCCAAAATGACGCTGGTGGCTTATGAGCGTTACTTCAATGCCGAAGATGACTACACGCGCGAATCGGCGCTGCAGGAGCACATTGCTTCCGTGCGTAACCATATTCGCCTGCTGGGCAGAAAGGATTATCAGCAGCTGCCGGGGCTGCGCTCGCTGGACTACGTGCTGATGTTTATCCCGGTCGAACCCGCGTTTTTGCTGGCGCTCGACAGACAGCCTGAGCTTATCACTGAAGCGCTGAAAAATAACATTATGCTGGTCAGCCCCACCACGCTGTTAGTGGCCTTGCGGACCATTGCCAACCTGTGGCGCTATGAGCACCAGAGCCGCAATGCCCAGCAGATTGCCGATCGCGCCAGCAAGCTGTACGACAAAATGCGTCTGTTCGTGGACGATATGTCTTCCGTCGGACAAAGCCTGGACCGTGCGCAGGATAACTACCGCCAGGCGATGAAAAAGCTCTCCTCGGGGCGTGGCAACCTGCTTGCGCAGGCTGAAGCATTCCGCAGCCTGGGGGTGGAGGTTAAACGCGAGATTAATCCGGAATTGGTCGAACAGGCGACAGCGCAGGACGAAGAGTTCCGTCTGCGTGAGGGCAGGGATGAACAAAATACCCTCAGCCAGGACAACGATTTAGCGGCAGGTTTATCGCCAGATGAACAGCCGGCGCGTTTCTTTCGCGGTGGTTGA
- the ubiD gene encoding 4-hydroxy-3-polyprenylbenzoate decarboxylase, with the protein MTNCMKYHDLRDFLTLLEQQGELKRITLPVDPYLEMTEIADRTLRAGGPALLFENPKGYSMPVLCNLFGTPRRVALGMGQEDVTALREVGKLLAFLKEPEPPKGFRDLFDKLPQFKQVLNMPTKRLRGAPCQQKVLEGEAVDLTKIPIMQCWPEDAAPLITWGLTVTRGPHKERQNLGIYRQQLIGKNKLIMRWLSHRGGALDFQEWCAAHPGERFPVSVALGADPATILGAVTPVPDTLSEYAFAGLLRGTKTEVVKCISNDLEVPASAEIVLEGYIEQGEMAPEGPYGDHTGYYNEVDNFPVFTVTHITQREDAIYHSTYTGRPPDEPAVLGVALNEVFVPILQKQFPEIVDFYLPPEGCSYRMAVVTMKKQYPGHAKRVMMGVWSFLRQFMYTKFVIVCDDDVNARDWNDVIWAITTRMDPARDTVLVENTPIDYLDFASPVSGLGSKMGLDATNKWPGETDREWGRPIKKDPAVTARIDAIWDELAIMNNGKL; encoded by the coding sequence ATGACTAACTGCATGAAATACCACGATCTCCGCGACTTCCTGACGCTGCTGGAACAGCAGGGTGAATTGAAACGCATTACGCTTCCTGTTGATCCTTATCTGGAAATGACAGAAATTGCTGACCGGACTCTGCGTGCCGGTGGTCCCGCATTACTGTTTGAAAATCCCAAAGGTTACTCCATGCCGGTGCTGTGCAACCTGTTCGGCACTCCGCGTCGTGTCGCCCTGGGGATGGGGCAGGAAGACGTTACCGCGCTGCGTGAAGTGGGTAAACTGCTGGCATTTTTGAAAGAGCCAGAGCCGCCGAAAGGCTTCCGCGATCTGTTCGACAAGCTGCCGCAGTTTAAGCAGGTGCTAAACATGCCCACCAAACGACTGCGCGGCGCGCCGTGCCAGCAGAAAGTGCTGGAAGGTGAGGCGGTGGATCTCACCAAAATTCCGATTATGCAGTGCTGGCCTGAAGATGCTGCGCCGCTGATTACCTGGGGCCTCACCGTGACGCGCGGGCCGCATAAAGAGCGGCAAAACCTCGGTATTTATCGCCAGCAGCTGATTGGCAAAAATAAGCTCATCATGCGCTGGCTGTCGCATCGCGGCGGCGCGCTGGATTTCCAGGAGTGGTGTGCTGCGCATCCGGGTGAACGTTTCCCGGTGTCTGTCGCCTTAGGCGCCGATCCGGCCACCATTCTGGGCGCGGTCACGCCCGTCCCGGATACGCTCTCTGAATATGCCTTTGCCGGCCTGCTGCGTGGGACCAAAACCGAGGTCGTGAAGTGTATCTCTAACGATCTCGAAGTACCGGCCAGTGCAGAAATTGTGCTGGAAGGTTACATTGAGCAGGGTGAAATGGCGCCAGAAGGCCCTTACGGCGACCATACCGGCTATTACAACGAAGTGGATAACTTCCCGGTGTTTACCGTCACGCACATTACCCAGCGTGAAGATGCGATTTATCACTCAACCTATACTGGCCGTCCACCGGATGAACCGGCGGTGCTGGGCGTGGCGCTGAACGAAGTATTTGTGCCGATCCTGCAAAAGCAGTTCCCGGAAATCGTTGATTTTTATCTGCCGCCTGAAGGATGCTCGTATCGCATGGCGGTGGTTACGATGAAGAAACAGTACCCAGGTCATGCTAAACGCGTGATGATGGGCGTATGGTCTTTCCTGCGCCAGTTTATGTATACCAAATTTGTTATTGTCTGCGATGATGACGTTAACGCCCGCGACTGGAATGACGTCATCTGGGCAATCACCACGCGAATGGATCCTGCGCGTGATACGGTGTTAGTCGAAAACACGCCGATAGATTATCTGGATTTTGCCTCGCCGGTTTCCGGTCTTGGCTCAAAGATGGGACTGGATGCCACAAATAAATGGCCTGGCGAAACCGACCGTGAATGGGGTCGCCCGATCAAAAAAGATCCTGCCGTGACCGCGCGAATTGACGCGATCTGGGACGAACTGGCCATAATGAATAACGGTAAACTCTGA
- the tatA gene encoding Sec-independent protein translocase subunit TatA, with product MGGISIWQLVIIAVIVVLLFGTKKLGSIGSDLGASIKGFKKAMSDDESKQDKTSQDADFTAKSISDKQEDAKKEDAKRHDKEQV from the coding sequence ATGGGTGGTATCAGTATCTGGCAATTAGTCATTATTGCCGTCATCGTCGTGCTGCTGTTTGGCACCAAAAAGCTCGGTTCTATTGGTTCCGATCTGGGCGCGTCTATCAAAGGCTTCAAGAAAGCGATGAGCGATGATGAGAGCAAGCAGGATAAAACCAGCCAGGACGCTGACTTTACTGCTAAATCCATCTCCGACAAGCAAGAAGATGCCAAAAAGGAAGACGCTAAACGCCACGATAAAGAGCAGGTGTAA
- the ubiE gene encoding bifunctional demethylmenaquinone methyltransferase/2-methoxy-6-polyprenyl-1,4-benzoquinol methylase UbiE, translated as MVDDSQDTTHFGFQTVAKAQKADMVAHVFHSVAAKYDVMNDLMSFGIHRLWKRFTIDCSGVRRGQTVLDLAGGTGDLTAKFSRLVGETGRVVLADINDSMLKMGREKLRNIGVVGNVEYVQANAEALPFPDNTFDCITISFGLRNVTDKEKALRSMYRVLKPGGRLLVLEFSKPIIDPLSKAYDAYSFHVLPRIGELVANDAESYRYLAESIRMHPDQDTLKAMMQDAEFENVEYFNMTAGVVALHRGYKF; from the coding sequence ATGGTTGACGATTCACAAGACACGACGCACTTTGGCTTTCAGACAGTAGCCAAAGCGCAGAAAGCTGACATGGTGGCCCACGTATTTCATTCCGTGGCGGCGAAGTACGATGTGATGAATGACTTGATGTCGTTCGGCATTCATCGCTTGTGGAAGCGCTTCACCATTGACTGCAGCGGTGTGCGTCGTGGACAAACGGTTCTCGATCTGGCTGGCGGTACGGGCGATCTGACGGCGAAATTCTCCCGTCTGGTCGGCGAAACCGGTCGCGTTGTACTGGCTGATATTAATGACTCCATGCTTAAAATGGGACGCGAAAAGCTGCGTAACATCGGCGTGGTGGGTAACGTGGAATACGTGCAGGCCAACGCCGAAGCGCTGCCGTTCCCGGACAATACCTTTGACTGCATCACTATTTCCTTCGGTCTGCGTAACGTCACCGATAAAGAAAAAGCGCTGCGCTCCATGTACCGTGTGCTGAAGCCGGGTGGACGCCTGCTGGTGCTCGAGTTCTCTAAACCGATTATCGACCCGCTGAGCAAAGCTTACGACGCCTATTCCTTCCACGTGCTGCCGCGTATTGGCGAGCTGGTGGCAAACGACGCGGAAAGCTATCGCTATCTGGCGGAATCAATTCGCATGCACCCGGATCAGGACACCTTAAAAGCCATGATGCAGGATGCGGAATTTGAGAACGTTGAATACTTCAACATGACGGCGGGTGTCGTCGCGCTGCATCGCGGTTACAAATTCTGA